A genomic segment from Sorangium aterium encodes:
- a CDS encoding AAA family ATPase: MPLASRYTITMPLSLDGTAVVYRAVRSADRCPVILKVLDPRRSRPKDRERLKHEYELGQLLDSRAVIKPLALEMYHGMPALILEDFGGKSLDRLLGTPMGIERFLPLAIRIGAAVAGVHQQDIIHKDLKPANILVNPASGEVRIADFGVASRLPREQQRAQPPRLIEGSLPYLSPEQTGRTSGAIDNRTDLYSLGVTFYQMLTGRLPFEARDPVEWVHCHVARVPTSPSDLVPEVPEMVSRIILKLLSKMPEDRYQSARGLQRDLERCLAEWSASGRVEPFALGERDTTGRLQIPQKLYGREAEVALLLQAFGRVVATGTPELLLVSGYPGIGKSALVHELHKPVIRERAFFLSGKFDQYKRDIPYATLVQAFQELVVELLAESEERIAASRRQLLDVLGVNAQLIVEVIPQVELVIGRQPPVPELPPTEAQNRFRMVFRRFIGVFAQKEHPLALFLDDLQWVDAASLGLLKDLLAHPEMRYLLIIGAYRDNEVSPTHPLLLTLDEVRRGGVRVSNIVLGPIRQEHSAAFVDEALRCRLEDAAPLSDLVYEKTAGNPFFVIQFLLSLHDERLIELDERTEAFRWDVAKIREKGYTDNVVDLMVGKLRRLPAKTQEALKQLACLGNSAEVALLAMVRGGVEQDVHADLWEAVRAGLVIRVDSTYKFLHDRIQEAAYSLIPEDLRAEMHLQLGRLFLSRLPEPGIAERVFDVANQLNHGAHLITDPREKEALCRLNFLAGTKAKASVAYASARSYLAQATSLLPPDAWSARYEDAFTLHLQLAECEYLVGCFQRADELFDLILQNARSAPDRSRAYRLRLRLYQIAARHRDAAAVMIQALQLYRVVLPESDEEIEMAAEAEIRQVSINLRGRPIADLVDAPVATDESVRALIGLIAESCPIVYTSRPALWVLLTAKGVNVTLQCGHAEESSFIYSNYSMVLVSSYRDIPRALQFSEMALRLNEKFKSATATLKGKLLFQYASVIKVWCGRFAASLPLMEQAFLACLDIGDLVFAGYLTYNMTWLVLESGEPLVHAIDVARKHLAFARQTHNDVVYHILRLEEQFAASLKGATQAPTSFSDGTFDEESCIAALKKAGFGLGVTYYYIMKQIAAFTHERYAEALESATSATSMLRQVASMAIEATHHFYHALTLTALYAQAPAEQQRQFAQTLEKQLQKLELWADNCPENFRTRYALVSAEVARTEGRDLDAMRLYEEAVHSARDSGLVHVEALAYELASRFYRARGFVRFADTYLREARSCYVRWGADGKVQSLDRCYPELVERPSVALTATFVAAPEQLDLFSVVKALQSISSEILLPKLSETLLQIVLQQAGGQRGALILVRDGELAVYAEATTDGTQIRVASHKGVPASAAAFPMSILHYVARTREPVILDEAAVATRFASDEHLTRRRPHSLLCLPIVRQARLSGLVYLENNVATGAFTAGTIRVLELLGAQTAISLDNAMLYADLERSQMEIKAVLDNMVDSVFVVDRTGRVTLANHAAARLAGLASPDEARGPIVELARRLGFDRPSGTPYEAEQMPLVRALGGETLALDEGTISLPGAERTRYVHTSASPMRDAGGQVVGAVAVVRDVTELVELDRLKDQFLRVAAHELKTPVTVIMGYAEMLLRTATELPPSQRRILDGLLRGAGRIERIVADLLFLSQVQLGRLNLVLERVDLGELVDRVAARLEQGARSRRIRVTCAEPVVLRGDRELLERVVAHLLDNALRYSPDGGEVELDVRMGDALDALVSVRDQGVGIPVEKRARIFERFHRAHTDTPHDHGGMGTGLYLSRAIVVRHGGEVWFESEEGRGSTFHVRLPLTCEGATVPS, translated from the coding sequence ATGCCCCTCGCCTCACGGTACACGATCACCATGCCTCTCTCCCTCGATGGCACAGCCGTCGTCTATCGTGCGGTCAGGAGCGCCGATCGCTGCCCGGTAATCCTCAAGGTGCTCGATCCGCGGCGCAGCCGCCCGAAGGACCGCGAGCGGCTGAAGCACGAGTACGAGCTCGGACAGCTGCTCGACTCCCGGGCCGTCATCAAGCCGCTCGCGCTCGAGATGTACCACGGCATGCCGGCCCTCATCCTGGAGGACTTCGGCGGCAAGTCCCTCGATCGCCTGCTCGGGACGCCCATGGGGATCGAGCGCTTCCTCCCCCTCGCGATCCGCATCGGCGCGGCGGTCGCGGGCGTTCACCAGCAGGACATCATCCACAAGGACCTGAAACCCGCCAACATCCTCGTCAACCCCGCCTCCGGCGAGGTCAGGATCGCCGACTTCGGGGTCGCGTCCCGCCTCCCCCGCGAGCAGCAGCGCGCGCAGCCCCCCCGGCTCATCGAGGGCTCCTTGCCCTATCTATCGCCGGAGCAGACGGGGCGGACGAGCGGGGCCATCGACAACCGCACCGATCTCTACTCGCTCGGCGTGACGTTCTATCAAATGCTCACCGGCAGGCTCCCCTTCGAGGCGCGCGATCCGGTCGAATGGGTCCATTGCCACGTGGCCCGCGTTCCCACGTCGCCGTCGGACCTCGTCCCCGAGGTGCCCGAGATGGTCTCGCGCATCATCCTGAAGCTCCTCTCCAAAATGCCCGAGGATCGCTACCAGAGCGCTCGCGGCCTCCAGCGCGACCTGGAGAGGTGCCTCGCAGAGTGGAGCGCGAGCGGGCGCGTGGAGCCGTTTGCGCTGGGCGAGCGAGACACGACAGGCCGGCTCCAGATCCCGCAGAAGCTCTATGGCAGAGAGGCGGAGGTCGCCCTCTTGCTCCAGGCCTTCGGCCGCGTGGTCGCCACGGGGACGCCGGAGCTCCTGCTCGTCTCCGGGTACCCCGGGATCGGCAAGAGCGCCCTCGTCCATGAGCTGCATAAGCCAGTCATCCGGGAGCGGGCCTTCTTCCTATCGGGCAAGTTCGATCAATACAAGCGCGACATCCCCTACGCCACGCTCGTCCAGGCCTTCCAGGAGCTCGTGGTCGAGCTCCTCGCCGAGAGCGAGGAGCGGATCGCGGCCTCGAGACGGCAGCTGCTCGACGTCCTCGGGGTCAACGCCCAGCTCATCGTGGAGGTGATTCCGCAGGTCGAGCTGGTCATCGGACGGCAACCGCCGGTCCCCGAGCTGCCGCCGACCGAGGCGCAGAACCGCTTCCGCATGGTGTTCCGGCGCTTCATCGGGGTGTTCGCCCAGAAGGAGCACCCCCTCGCGCTCTTTCTCGACGATCTCCAGTGGGTCGACGCGGCCAGCCTCGGGCTGCTCAAGGACCTCTTGGCCCACCCTGAGATGCGCTATCTCCTCATCATCGGCGCCTACCGCGACAACGAGGTGTCCCCCACCCACCCGCTCCTGCTGACGTTGGACGAGGTGCGGAGAGGCGGCGTGCGCGTCTCGAACATCGTGCTCGGTCCGATACGGCAGGAGCACAGCGCCGCATTCGTCGACGAGGCGCTTCGCTGCCGCCTCGAGGACGCCGCGCCGCTCTCCGATCTCGTCTACGAGAAGACGGCCGGCAACCCCTTCTTCGTCATTCAGTTCCTCCTTTCGCTCCATGATGAGCGCCTGATCGAGCTCGACGAGCGCACGGAAGCCTTTCGGTGGGACGTCGCGAAGATCCGCGAAAAGGGCTACACCGACAACGTGGTCGACCTGATGGTCGGCAAGCTCAGGCGACTGCCCGCGAAGACCCAGGAAGCGCTGAAGCAGCTCGCCTGTCTGGGAAATAGCGCCGAGGTCGCCCTCCTGGCGATGGTTCGCGGCGGTGTGGAGCAGGACGTACATGCGGACCTCTGGGAGGCCGTCCGCGCGGGCCTCGTCATCCGCGTGGACAGCACATACAAATTCCTCCACGACCGCATCCAGGAAGCGGCCTATTCGCTCATCCCGGAGGACCTGCGCGCCGAGATGCATCTTCAGCTCGGCCGGCTCTTTTTGTCTCGGTTGCCAGAGCCGGGGATCGCAGAGCGGGTCTTCGATGTCGCAAACCAGCTCAATCATGGCGCCCACCTCATCACCGACCCGCGCGAGAAGGAGGCGCTCTGCCGGCTCAACTTCCTGGCGGGGACCAAGGCAAAGGCCTCGGTGGCCTACGCGTCGGCTCGCAGCTACCTGGCCCAGGCGACATCCCTGCTGCCACCGGACGCCTGGAGCGCACGGTACGAGGATGCATTCACGCTCCACCTGCAGCTCGCCGAGTGCGAGTACCTCGTCGGCTGCTTCCAGCGGGCCGACGAGCTGTTCGACCTGATTCTCCAGAACGCCCGCTCCGCGCCCGACCGATCCAGGGCGTACCGATTGCGCCTGCGGCTCTACCAGATCGCCGCACGGCACCGCGATGCCGCGGCGGTCATGATCCAGGCCCTGCAGCTCTACCGGGTGGTGCTCCCGGAGTCCGATGAGGAGATCGAGATGGCCGCGGAGGCCGAGATCCGGCAGGTCTCGATCAACCTGCGCGGGCGCCCCATCGCCGACCTCGTCGATGCGCCTGTAGCCACCGACGAGAGCGTGCGGGCGCTCATCGGCCTGATCGCCGAATCGTGCCCCATCGTATACACCTCGCGACCAGCGCTCTGGGTCCTGCTCACCGCCAAGGGGGTGAACGTCACCCTACAGTGCGGGCACGCCGAAGAGTCCTCTTTCATCTATAGTAATTACAGCATGGTGCTGGTCTCGAGCTACCGCGACATCCCGCGCGCGCTTCAGTTCTCCGAGATGGCGCTCAGGTTGAACGAAAAATTCAAGAGTGCCACGGCAACACTGAAAGGGAAGTTGCTCTTCCAGTATGCGAGCGTCATCAAGGTCTGGTGCGGGCGCTTCGCAGCCAGCCTCCCGCTCATGGAGCAGGCCTTTCTCGCTTGCCTCGACATCGGCGATCTCGTCTTTGCCGGCTACTTGACCTACAACATGACATGGCTTGTCCTGGAGAGCGGAGAGCCGCTCGTTCATGCCATCGATGTCGCGCGGAAGCACCTCGCGTTCGCCCGGCAGACCCACAATGACGTGGTGTACCATATCCTCCGGCTCGAAGAGCAGTTTGCAGCGAGCCTGAAGGGAGCGACGCAGGCGCCCACGAGCTTCAGCGACGGCACCTTCGACGAGGAGAGCTGTATCGCGGCCCTCAAGAAGGCGGGCTTCGGCCTCGGAGTTACATACTACTATATCATGAAACAGATCGCGGCGTTTACCCATGAGCGATATGCCGAAGCGCTGGAGTCCGCGACCAGCGCCACGTCGATGCTGCGCCAGGTGGCGTCTATGGCGATCGAGGCGACGCATCACTTCTACCACGCGCTCACGCTGACGGCGCTCTATGCGCAGGCCCCTGCCGAGCAGCAGCGGCAGTTCGCGCAGACGCTCGAGAAGCAACTGCAGAAGCTGGAGCTCTGGGCCGACAACTGCCCCGAGAACTTCCGGACCCGCTACGCCCTGGTATCGGCCGAGGTCGCCCGCACGGAGGGCCGGGACCTCGACGCCATGCGTCTCTATGAAGAGGCCGTCCACTCGGCGCGCGACAGCGGCTTGGTCCACGTCGAAGCGCTGGCCTACGAGCTCGCATCTCGGTTTTACCGGGCGCGAGGGTTCGTGCGCTTCGCCGATACCTACTTGCGCGAGGCCCGCTCCTGCTACGTCCGCTGGGGCGCCGACGGCAAAGTCCAGAGCCTCGACCGATGCTACCCCGAGCTCGTCGAGCGACCATCGGTCGCGCTCACCGCCACGTTCGTGGCCGCGCCCGAGCAGCTCGACCTGTTCTCGGTGGTCAAGGCCTTGCAGAGCATCTCGTCCGAGATCCTCTTGCCGAAGCTCAGCGAGACGCTGCTGCAGATCGTGCTCCAGCAGGCGGGCGGGCAGAGAGGGGCGCTGATCCTGGTCCGCGACGGCGAGCTCGCCGTCTACGCCGAGGCCACGACCGACGGGACGCAGATCCGCGTCGCGAGCCACAAGGGCGTGCCGGCCTCGGCGGCGGCGTTCCCGATGTCAATCCTCCACTACGTCGCGCGGACGCGTGAGCCCGTCATCCTGGACGAGGCCGCCGTGGCGACGCGCTTCGCTTCGGACGAGCACCTCACCCGGAGACGGCCGCACTCGCTGCTGTGCCTCCCCATCGTTCGGCAGGCGCGCCTGAGCGGCCTTGTGTACCTGGAAAACAACGTCGCGACGGGGGCGTTCACGGCCGGCACGATCCGGGTGCTCGAGCTGCTCGGCGCCCAGACGGCCATCTCGCTCGACAATGCCATGCTCTACGCCGACCTCGAACGGAGCCAGATGGAGATCAAAGCGGTGCTCGACAACATGGTCGACAGCGTCTTCGTCGTCGACCGGACCGGGCGCGTCACCCTGGCCAACCATGCGGCGGCGCGCCTCGCAGGGCTCGCGAGCCCGGACGAGGCGCGCGGGCCCATCGTGGAGCTGGCGCGGCGGCTCGGCTTCGACCGCCCGAGCGGGACGCCCTACGAAGCGGAGCAAATGCCGCTCGTGCGCGCGCTCGGCGGCGAGACGCTGGCCCTGGACGAGGGGACGATCTCGCTCCCCGGCGCGGAGCGGACCCGCTACGTGCACACGAGCGCGTCGCCCATGCGCGACGCGGGGGGGCAGGTGGTGGGCGCGGTGGCGGTCGTGCGGGACGTCACCGAGCTCGTGGAGCTCGACCGGCTCAAGGACCAGTTTCTCCGCGTGGCCGCGCACGAGCTCAAGACGCCCGTGACGGTGATCATGGGCTATGCCGAGATGCTCTTGCGCACGGCGACGGAGCTGCCGCCGAGTCAGCGCCGGATCCTGGACGGGCTGCTGCGGGGCGCCGGCCGAATCGAGCGGATCGTGGCCGATCTGCTGTTCCTTTCGCAGGTCCAGCTCGGCCGGCTGAATCTGGTGCTCGAGCGCGTGGATCTCGGGGAGCTGGTCGACCGCGTGGCGGCGCGCCTGGAGCAGGGGGCGCGGTCGCGCCGCATCCGGGTCACGTGCGCCGAGCCCGTGGTGCTCCGAGGGGACCGCGAGCTCTTGGAGCGGGTCGTGGCGCACCTGCTCGACAACGCCCTGCGGTACTCGCCGGATGGCGGCGAGGTGGAGCTGGACGTGCGGATGGGGGACGCGCTCGACGCCCTGGTGTCCGTGCGCGATCAGGGGGTGGGGATCCCCGTGGAGAAGCGGGCGCGGATCTT